From a single Natronorubrum tibetense GA33 genomic region:
- the arsN2 gene encoding arsenic resistance N-acetyltransferase ArsN2 encodes MSGATLTLRRADKRELAYVESLLDANELPSADVRTSPARFYVGYAGDERVGVGGLESCGTDGLLRSVVVERSARGNGFGTALCDALERRTRADGVETLYLLTTTATDFFAERGYAELERADAPDAIRETTQFDDLCPASATCMRKYLSEQC; translated from the coding sequence ATGAGCGGTGCGACACTCACGCTCCGGCGGGCCGACAAACGTGAACTCGCCTACGTCGAATCCCTGCTGGACGCGAACGAGTTGCCGTCGGCTGACGTTCGGACCTCGCCCGCCCGGTTCTACGTCGGCTACGCCGGAGACGAACGGGTCGGTGTCGGGGGACTCGAGTCCTGCGGGACCGACGGACTCCTCCGATCGGTCGTCGTGGAACGGTCGGCACGCGGGAACGGGTTCGGAACGGCGCTCTGTGACGCGCTGGAACGGCGGACTCGAGCCGACGGCGTCGAGACGCTGTATCTGCTCACGACGACCGCCACCGACTTCTTCGCGGAGCGCGGCTACGCGGAACTCGAGCGAGCCGACGCGCCGGACGCAATACGCGAGACGACTCAGTTCGACGATCTCTGCCCCGCGTCGGCGACGTGTATGCGAAAATACCTCTCGGAGCAGTGCTGA
- a CDS encoding HD domain-containing protein, translating into MLETVRSRARPYFEDAPPAHDWHHVQRVETLAETLIDRHPEPASIDNRIVSLAVLLHDIGREREDRGEIDDHATWGAAEAGRILEDVGADAATIERVQHCVRAHRYSNAIEPETLEARIVSDADNLDALGALGIARVFAYGGEVGSPIYDPAVPVADDETADGRAQYNHLHKKILDLPERMYTTVGSQIADERAAFVREYVAQFDAELAGER; encoded by the coding sequence ATGCTCGAGACCGTCCGAAGCCGCGCCCGCCCGTACTTCGAGGACGCCCCGCCTGCCCACGACTGGCACCACGTCCAGCGGGTCGAGACGCTCGCGGAGACGCTGATCGACCGCCACCCGGAGCCGGCGTCGATCGACAACCGAATCGTGAGCCTCGCCGTCCTCCTCCACGATATCGGGCGGGAGCGAGAGGATCGCGGCGAGATCGACGATCACGCGACGTGGGGGGCCGCGGAAGCCGGCCGGATCCTCGAAGATGTCGGGGCCGACGCGGCGACGATCGAGCGCGTCCAGCACTGCGTTCGCGCGCATCGGTACTCGAACGCGATCGAACCCGAAACGCTCGAGGCACGGATCGTAAGCGATGCGGACAACCTCGACGCCCTTGGGGCACTCGGCATCGCTCGCGTCTTCGCCTACGGCGGCGAGGTCGGCTCGCCGATTTACGATCCCGCGGTGCCGGTCGCCGACGACGAGACGGCCGATGGCAGGGCTCAGTACAATCACCTCCACAAGAAAATTCTCGACCTCCCCGAGCGCATGTACACCACCGTCGGTAGCCAGATCGCCGACGAGCGCGCGGCGTTCGTTCGCGAGTACGTCGCGCAGTTCGACGCGGAACTCGCCGGCGAGCGGTGA
- a CDS encoding ABC transporter ATP-binding protein, protein MAAIETIGLTKEYGELTAVNDLALTVEEGEVFGFLGPNGAGKSTTINMLLDFTRPSAGSATVLGYDAQREADDISPRVGVLPEGFDIYPRLSGRRHIEFAIETKDAADDPDALLERVGLSADDAVRPAGDYSKGMRQRLATGMALVGDPDVLIMDEPSSGLDPHGIREMQELVRSEAEAGTTVFFSSHILEHVEAVCDRIGVLNEGELVAVDTIEGLRESVGGGGTMELVLADSAGNFRDAVRAVDGISEVTASGRSLECSVTDPAAKADAVIALDRAGTTVRDMRIEDVSLESLFTTLTNGGGETEDRSADEPASSVAAKPEAAE, encoded by the coding sequence ATGGCTGCGATCGAAACGATCGGACTGACGAAGGAGTACGGTGAGCTTACGGCCGTCAACGATCTCGCCCTCACGGTCGAGGAGGGCGAGGTGTTCGGATTTTTAGGGCCGAACGGCGCGGGGAAGTCGACGACGATCAACATGCTGCTCGATTTTACCCGTCCGAGCGCGGGGTCGGCGACGGTGCTCGGTTACGATGCCCAGCGCGAGGCCGACGACATCAGCCCCCGGGTCGGTGTCCTGCCGGAGGGGTTCGACATCTACCCGCGCCTCTCGGGTCGCCGGCACATCGAGTTCGCGATCGAGACGAAAGACGCCGCCGACGACCCCGATGCACTCCTCGAGCGCGTGGGACTCTCGGCTGACGACGCTGTACGCCCTGCCGGGGACTACTCCAAGGGGATGCGCCAGCGACTCGCGACCGGGATGGCGCTGGTTGGCGATCCCGACGTGTTGATCATGGACGAACCCTCGAGCGGGCTCGATCCCCACGGCATCCGCGAGATGCAAGAACTCGTCCGCTCGGAGGCCGAAGCGGGGACGACCGTCTTCTTCTCGAGTCACATCTTAGAACACGTCGAGGCCGTCTGCGACCGGATCGGCGTGCTAAACGAGGGCGAACTCGTCGCCGTCGATACCATCGAGGGGCTCCGCGAGTCGGTCGGTGGCGGCGGGACGATGGAACTGGTGCTCGCCGATTCCGCCGGCAACTTCCGTGACGCGGTCCGTGCCGTCGACGGGATCAGTGAGGTTACCGCGTCCGGCCGCAGCCTCGAGTGCTCGGTCACCGACCCGGCGGCGAAAGCCGACGCCGTGATCGCACTCGATCGAGCGGGGACGACGGTTCGGGATATGCGGATCGAGGACGTCTCGCTCGAGTCGCTGTTCACGACGCTGACGAACGGCGGCGGCGAGACCGAGGACCGGAGCGCCGACGAACCGGCGAGTTCCGTGGCCGCGAAACCGGAGGCGGCCGAATGA
- a CDS encoding aminotransferase class V-fold PLP-dependent enzyme, with protein sequence MSQQNLEALDVEAIREEFPILEREFDGQQVVYLDNAATTQTPDAVVDAMSDYYRESNSNVHRGIHHLSQEASILYEEAHDRVAEFINADGREEVIFTKNTTESENLVAYSWGLNELEPGDRVVLTEMEHHASLVTWQQIAHRTGADVEYIRVDDTGRLDMDHARELIDDDAAIVSAVHVSNTLGTVNPVSELTDLAHEHGALSFIDGAQAVPNRPVDVEEIDADFYAFSGHKMAGPTGIGVLYGKQELLEELQPYLYGGGMIRKVTFEDSTWGDLPWKFEPGTPPIAEAVGLHAAVDWLENIGMDRIRAHEEELAAYAYDQLEAEGDVEIYGPEGGPDRGGLVSFNIEGVHAHDLASIMNDHTVAVRAGDHCTQPLHDKLGVAASARASFYVYNTREEVDKLVAALDDARQLFA encoded by the coding sequence ATGAGTCAGCAGAATCTCGAGGCGCTCGACGTCGAGGCCATCCGCGAGGAGTTTCCCATCCTCGAGCGGGAGTTCGACGGCCAGCAGGTCGTCTACCTCGACAACGCAGCGACGACCCAGACCCCCGACGCGGTCGTCGACGCGATGAGCGACTACTACCGGGAGTCCAATTCCAACGTCCACCGGGGGATTCACCATCTCAGCCAGGAGGCCTCGATCCTCTACGAGGAGGCCCACGACCGCGTCGCGGAGTTCATCAACGCCGATGGCCGCGAGGAGGTCATCTTCACCAAGAACACGACCGAGAGCGAGAATCTCGTGGCCTACTCGTGGGGGCTGAACGAACTCGAGCCCGGCGACCGGGTCGTTCTGACGGAGATGGAACACCACGCCTCGCTGGTCACCTGGCAGCAAATCGCCCATCGGACCGGGGCCGATGTCGAGTACATCCGGGTCGACGACACCGGTCGGCTCGACATGGATCACGCCCGGGAACTGATCGACGACGACGCGGCCATCGTCTCCGCCGTCCACGTCTCGAACACGCTGGGCACGGTCAACCCCGTCTCCGAACTCACCGACCTCGCCCACGAGCACGGCGCGCTGTCCTTCATCGACGGCGCCCAGGCCGTCCCCAACCGCCCCGTCGATGTCGAGGAGATCGACGCCGACTTCTACGCCTTCTCGGGACACAAGATGGCCGGTCCCACCGGTATCGGCGTCCTCTACGGCAAGCAGGAGTTGCTCGAGGAGCTACAGCCCTACCTCTACGGTGGCGGCATGATCCGCAAGGTCACCTTCGAGGACTCCACCTGGGGCGACCTCCCCTGGAAGTTCGAACCCGGCACGCCGCCGATCGCCGAAGCCGTCGGCCTCCACGCGGCGGTCGACTGGCTCGAGAACATCGGCATGGACCGTATCCGGGCCCACGAGGAGGAACTCGCCGCCTACGCCTACGACCAACTCGAGGCGGAAGGCGACGTCGAGATCTACGGCCCCGAAGGCGGCCCCGACCGCGGCGGGCTGGTCAGCTTCAACATCGAGGGCGTCCACGCCCACGACCTCGCTTCGATCATGAACGACCACACGGTCGCGGTCCGGGCCGGCGACCACTGTACGCAGCCGCTGCACGACAAACTTGGTGTGGCGGCGTCGGCTCGAGCGTCGTTCTACGTCTACAATACGCGGGAGGAAGTCGACAAGCTGGTCGCCGCCCTCGACGACGCGCGTCAGCTGTTCGCGTAA